The following coding sequences are from one Desulfosporosinus orientis DSM 765 window:
- a CDS encoding sulfite exporter TauE/SafE family protein: protein MKNLYTSLMYAARAHAQWEIETSRNIIKNRKKLLILFIMALPLLIPAMAHAASTLPSFVGGKAAFGPSFFSPTTFYGSIAVGVIAGLITGCIGAGGGFVITPALMSLGVKGILAVGTDMFHIFAKAIMGTTLHKKMGNVHIGLAVAFLVGSGLGVTGGGMINRALYNFNPVMSDFVISSIYVVLLGFLGIFALSEYLGMKKRSQKDSGDAHGGPEKMTALGAKLQSINLAPMIKFDQHVVPGGRKISGFFVAICGCVTGFLASILGVGGGFVTFPMFVYGLGISTGTTVGTDILQIIFTAGYGSIAQYAIYGYVFYTLAMGMLLGSLFGIQIGAITTKVVPGTQIKAFYALAILAGFVNRLFALPEKLTQMGYLTLSTSAAALITKIGVWLFFGLVSIFAFWIISTFIRNIPRLRAEAAEDYDVNMGKGGVSQ, encoded by the coding sequence ATGAAAAATTTGTACACTTCTCTTATGTACGCTGCTCGAGCACATGCTCAGTGGGAGATAGAGACTTCTCGAAATATTATCAAGAATCGTAAGAAGCTGTTAATACTCTTTATAATGGCTTTGCCTTTATTGATTCCGGCAATGGCTCATGCGGCATCAACACTGCCAAGCTTTGTTGGCGGTAAAGCCGCTTTCGGTCCATCCTTCTTTTCACCCACAACATTTTACGGTTCAATTGCTGTTGGCGTTATTGCCGGCCTGATTACCGGCTGTATAGGAGCCGGGGGAGGTTTTGTCATTACCCCTGCCCTGATGAGTTTGGGAGTCAAAGGGATTCTGGCTGTTGGTACGGATATGTTTCATATCTTTGCCAAAGCGATTATGGGAACAACCCTGCACAAAAAAATGGGCAATGTGCATATTGGCCTGGCGGTTGCTTTTCTAGTCGGTTCAGGATTAGGGGTAACCGGAGGCGGTATGATTAATCGTGCTTTGTATAATTTCAACCCTGTCATGAGCGATTTTGTTATAAGTTCTATTTACGTGGTATTGTTAGGATTCCTGGGGATCTTTGCCCTGAGTGAGTATCTGGGCATGAAGAAGCGATCCCAGAAAGACAGCGGTGACGCCCATGGCGGGCCGGAGAAAATGACGGCTCTTGGGGCTAAACTCCAATCCATTAATCTTGCTCCAATGATTAAATTTGATCAACACGTGGTTCCTGGAGGCAGAAAAATTTCAGGCTTCTTCGTAGCCATTTGCGGTTGTGTAACTGGGTTCCTGGCTTCCATTCTAGGTGTCGGCGGCGGTTTTGTAACCTTCCCCATGTTTGTATACGGGTTAGGAATTTCCACCGGTACCACAGTTGGAACAGATATTCTGCAAATTATCTTTACGGCGGGTTACGGTTCAATTGCCCAATATGCCATCTACGGCTATGTGTTTTACACCTTGGCAATGGGTATGCTCTTAGGTTCTCTGTTCGGAATTCAAATTGGGGCCATTACTACGAAAGTAGTCCCCGGGACACAAATTAAAGCTTTTTATGCCTTAGCAATACTGGCGGGCTTCGTCAACCGGCTCTTCGCCTTACCGGAAAAGCTTACCCAAATGGGTTATTTAACCCTGAGCACCTCTGCAGCAGCCTTAATTACTAAAATTGGTGTCTGGCTATTCTTCGGTTTAGTTTCCATCTTTGCTTTCTGGATTATCAGTACCTTTATCAGGAATATTCCCAGACTTCGTGCGGAGGCTGCCGAGGATTATGATGTAAATATGGGTAAAGGTGGTGTTTCTCAATGA
- a CDS encoding SLC13 family permease has protein sequence MNGQNAKRIFFICLGVCLFLVLYYAPQFSSAVDPSGKSFELSQQGKAAIGLFFLASIWWVFEVTPIGVTSLMIGVVQALFLIRPAKEAFRDFMDPTVMFILGSLLVGLAFTKSGITKRIAYKMLVVVGEDTRKILLGVFIITALLTHIMAHTAVAATMFPILVTILALYNGDNPEGKPTKFGKALFIGMAYTAGAGSICTLLGGARNPAAVGFYTEFTGKQISFVDFSVHLAPFGWASVFLIWALLMIIYKPEKAKIVGLREKATAEYAKLGPINSKEIFVSFVVAFALAMLVLQAIIPALKTMDRSVPLLLAGVLFFLSKVLSVEDLEKRIPWNIVLLFSGAMSIGFCLWQTGAAQWIAIKWLSMIAGAHWLVFLLAVCFLVLVMTNFIMNVAAIAITLPVALVMAQYLGVNPELVMYGAVAMAGMPFLLLIGAAPNAMAYESKQFTTGEFFVSGIPASAVIMGVLVIMTFTYWPVVGMPALLR, from the coding sequence ATGAATGGTCAAAACGCAAAACGAATTTTCTTTATTTGTTTAGGCGTATGTTTATTTTTGGTATTGTATTATGCACCACAGTTTAGTTCGGCTGTGGACCCGTCGGGCAAATCTTTTGAATTGAGTCAACAAGGCAAAGCTGCCATTGGTTTGTTTTTCCTGGCAAGTATCTGGTGGGTATTTGAAGTAACCCCTATCGGTGTTACCAGTTTAATGATTGGGGTTGTGCAGGCATTATTTTTAATTCGCCCGGCAAAAGAAGCTTTTCGGGATTTCATGGATCCCACAGTAATGTTCATTTTAGGATCACTTCTTGTGGGGTTAGCCTTTACAAAATCGGGAATTACCAAGAGAATTGCCTATAAAATGTTAGTCGTAGTAGGTGAAGATACCCGAAAAATTTTGTTAGGTGTATTTATCATTACGGCTTTGTTAACTCATATTATGGCTCATACTGCTGTGGCAGCGACAATGTTCCCTATTTTAGTAACGATTTTGGCCTTGTATAACGGAGATAACCCTGAAGGAAAGCCTACTAAGTTTGGCAAGGCATTGTTCATAGGTATGGCCTATACAGCCGGTGCAGGGAGTATCTGTACTTTGTTGGGAGGAGCCCGAAATCCGGCAGCAGTTGGCTTTTATACGGAATTCACAGGCAAACAAATATCCTTTGTTGATTTCTCAGTTCACTTAGCGCCCTTCGGTTGGGCAAGTGTGTTTCTGATTTGGGCTCTGCTAATGATTATTTATAAGCCTGAAAAAGCAAAAATCGTTGGTTTGCGGGAAAAAGCAACTGCTGAGTATGCTAAGCTTGGTCCCATCAATTCAAAGGAAATTTTTGTAAGCTTCGTGGTAGCTTTTGCCCTGGCAATGCTGGTGCTGCAAGCTATAATTCCAGCCTTGAAGACGATGGATCGGTCAGTTCCTCTGTTGTTGGCCGGTGTACTCTTCTTTTTATCCAAAGTGTTGAGTGTCGAAGATCTTGAAAAGAGAATTCCCTGGAATATCGTCTTGCTCTTCTCCGGAGCGATGAGCATCGGTTTTTGTTTGTGGCAAACGGGAGCGGCTCAGTGGATCGCCATTAAATGGCTGTCCATGATCGCCGGTGCACATTGGTTAGTATTCCTGTTAGCAGTATGTTTCTTAGTATTGGTTATGACAAATTTCATTATGAATGTAGCGGCGATTGCCATTACCCTGCCGGTAGCGCTAGTAATGGCCCAGTATTTAGGGGTTAATCCGGAACTTGTTATGTATGGAGCGGTAGCCATGGCGGGTATGCCTTTCTTGCTGCTCATCGGAGCTGCTCCTAATGCCATGGCTTATGAATCGAAACAATTTACAACCGGTGAATTCTTTGTGAGCGGTATTCCGGCCAGCGCAGTCATTATGGGGGTGTTGGTAATCATGACCTTCACTTATTGGCCGGTGGTAGGCATGCCTGCTCTCCTTAGATAG
- a CDS encoding universal stress protein — protein sequence MNEGKFKVLLYFDDSLPGFFAAVHTAAILKNMPNMHLTVVQVQEGCEDSAITEFTWLDTKDLVNWAIARSSGKGAEGYWPLSTESEWLKRVSERSHTSLKNEYCEILARTNEIFRERAHDVSHLVIYGNPGISNTLEALNQYAAKHAYNLIIMGTRGFNTLKVLFFGCLAGCSPVPMTLVRKLPQGLMKH from the coding sequence ATGAATGAAGGTAAGTTTAAAGTGCTCCTTTATTTTGATGACTCACTGCCGGGCTTTTTTGCGGCAGTTCATACGGCGGCAATCTTGAAAAATATGCCCAATATGCATTTAACAGTAGTGCAGGTTCAGGAGGGCTGCGAAGATTCTGCGATTACAGAATTCACTTGGCTTGATACCAAAGATCTCGTCAATTGGGCCATTGCCAGAAGCAGCGGGAAAGGTGCTGAGGGATACTGGCCATTAAGCACTGAATCAGAATGGCTGAAACGGGTTTCTGAGCGGTCTCATACTTCTCTTAAAAATGAATATTGTGAGATATTAGCCCGGACCAACGAAATATTTCGGGAAAGAGCCCATGATGTCAGTCATCTGGTGATCTATGGCAATCCGGGAATTTCCAACACCCTGGAAGCTCTTAACCAATACGCCGCAAAGCATGCCTATAATTTAATAATTATGGGTACCCGGGGATTTAATACTCTCAAAGTGTTATTTTTCGGATGTTTGGCCGGGTGTTCTCCGGTGCCTATGACGCTGGTCAGGAAGCTTCCTCAGGGATTAATGAAGCATTAG